CGGCAACATCTTAGGGAAAGAGCAATCCGGCAGCATCAACCAAGTTGGATTAAACCTCTACTGCCAAATGCTTTCCGAAACAGTGGCCAGACAAAAAACCTAAAAAAAGTGTATCCTGAAAAAACTTGGCAAAAAAATTGAAATAAGCCGCTAAAATCGTATCAGGTTTTGCTAATTGTTGCTTGACAAACATTTCGTAAGAGCTACAATTAAATAATGGATAAGCTTCTTACTCCAAAACAAGTAGCAAATAAATTAGGCGTTAGCGAATATACAATCTGGCGATATATTAAAGCTGGAAAACTTAAGGCTATTAAGCTTACTCTCAGAAATTTTAGAATTGAGGAAAAAGATTTAATTCAATTTCTTAAAAAACATAAAACAAAATGAAAGAAAAATTAAATAGTCGTGTTTTCGTGCTAAATTTAAATTATTTAACTAAGAATGTATAAATATTGGTCAAATAAAGAGGTTTCTCTTCTAAAAAAGTTTTATCCTAAATTGATAGTTAGAGAATTGGCAAAGATGTTTCCAAATCGAACTAAGGCCACAATTGCAGTTAAAGCATTTAGCTTGGGTCTACCATCAGCAAAATTATGGCAATCGGAAGAAAATGATATACTTTACAAAGATTTTGCTGAAGCATCAGAAGAAAAACTTCTAAAGCTTTTACCAAAAAGATCATGGTCAGCAATCTTAGCCCAAGGAGAAAGGATAGGATTAAAACGCAAGATAGATGGGCCTAAATTAAGAGTTAATGAAGATTATTTCAAAAAGTGGTCTTCTAATATGGCTTATATTCTCGGGTTTATTTTTGCTGATGGCTCAATTATTAAAGTAACCCACAATGGATGTAGCGACAGATTAAGCTTTGGTCAAAGTAGAAAAGATATAGATATATTAAGAAAAATAAAACAAAAGTTTTCAGCAGAACAAACTTTATCAATAGGGGAAAAATATGTCCATTTTTCTATCCATAGTCAAGTAATCGTTGATGATTTAAAGAAGTTAGAGGTGACATACAGAAAAAGTTTCCGAAAAACTCGTGGGAAAATTCCAAATATTCCTTATAAATACATACGGGATTTTATCCGCGGCATAGTAGACGGAGACGGGAGCATAAATTTTAACAAAAAGGGCCGACAAAAGGGCTACCCAAATTTAAGCATTTGCGGCAAAAAAGAAGTTATGGCCTTCATTAGAGATCATTTTCTTTCTAAATTCAATATTTATTCTAAAATTAGCCAAGGGAAGAAAAATGGTAAACTATCCAATGTTTTTTATATTTGCTATAGATGCAATTCGGCTAAAACTTTGATAAATTATCTTTATAACAATGCTAATTTGTATCTCAAAAGAAAGTTTAAATTAGCAAAACAATGTTCGAAAATAGAAATGAAACATAGAAAAAATTACAATAAACAAGAAAATAAAATTATACAAGAATTTTATTCTTTGTTACCTAAAAATAAGTTTTTCTTGAAATTACCAAATCGAAGTTGGTCAAGTATTCAACAGCAGACACGAAAATTAGGAATTTATAAATATAAGATAAAAAATAAATTATGCGCTTGATTCTGGTGGAAAGCCCTACAAAATCAAACACAATCAAAAAATTCCTTGGCAAAGACTATGAAGTGGCAGCCACTTTCGGTCATATTAGAGACTTGCCTGAAGGCAATTTTGGCATTGATCTGAAAAACAACTTTAAACCAGAATATGTCATCCCAGCCAAAGCGAAAAAAACTATTGCCAGTTTGAAAAAACTGGCAAAAACAGCAGAAAGCGTAATTTTAGCGGTTGACGAGGATCGCGAAGGAGAAGCCATTGCCTGGCATTTAACCAAGGCTTTGGGGCTCAAAAAATATCAACGAATCGCCTTTCACGAAATTACCAAACCAGCGATTGAAGAAGCTTTAAAAAACCCCAGGGAGATTGACATGAATTTGGTCAACGCCCAGCAAACAAGAAGAATCTTGGACAGGATCGTCGGCTACAAACTCTCTCCTTTCCTGTGGAAAAAGATTGCCTGGGGCCTGTCAGCCGGCAGGGTCCAATCGGTCGCTGTCAGGCTGATAGTCGAAAGAGAAAGGGAAATAAAAAGCTTTATCCCTCAAGAATACTGGCAGATAAAAGCTCTTTTGGAAAAGTTAAACCTCAAGGGTTCGGAATTCGAAGCCTTCCTGGCCAAAAAGAATGATAAGGCTGTTTCCAAGCTCGAAATTAAAACTGAAAACGAAGCTTCCGAAATCGTTAAAGACTTGGAGGGAGCAGACTACAGAGTAATCGATATCGAAAGAAAAGAGACCAGAAAATCTCCTCTGCCGCCTTTTACCACTTCAACTCTCCAGCAGGAAGCCTGGCGAAGGTTTCATTTCTCGGCCAAGATGACAATGCGGCTAGCCCAGCAACTTTATGAAAGAGGGCTTTGTTCTTACCACCGCACCGATTCTTTTAATCTTTCGGAAATCTCTTTGGCCGCCGCCAAAGAATATATACTGAAAAACCTCGGCAAGGAATACTGGCCGGGATTTTCCAGGAAATACAAGACCAAATCCAAATCAGCCCAGGAAGCCCACGAGGCGATCCGGCCAACGGATCCTTTCAGGGATCCGCCCTCCGTAGCCTTGTCGCCGACGCGCCATAGCCGCTTTGGCGACGGCACGGCGAAGGAGGGCTTTGCCGAAGCGGCATTCAAGCTTTACGCCCTGATCTGGCAAAGGTTCCTGGCCTGTCAAATGTCAGAAGCGATTTTTGACTCAACTATAGTCGACATTCTCGCTGAAAAACCTAAAAGTTCGACTGTCTATGCCCTTCGGGCAACCGGCCAAACAATGAAATTTGCCGGCTTTCTAAAGGTTTACCCTCTGAAATTTGAAGAGATAAATCTGCCTTATTTGGAAAAGAATGAATCTTTAAAGTTGATAAAGGTCTCCCCTTCCCAACATTTTACCCAGCCGCCGAATCGCTATTCTGAAGCGACCCTGGTAAAAGCTTTAGAAAAGTTCGGCATTGGCCGACCCTCGACCTACGCCCCGACTCTGGAAACCATCCAAACCAGAGGCTATGTCCAGAAAGACGAAAAAAAGCTCTTTTTCCCCGCCGATATAGGCTTCCTGGTCAACGATCTTTTGGTTAATCATTTTCCCAAAATCGTTGACGTCGCTTTTACGGCCAAAATGGAGGAAGAGCTGGACCAAGTCTCTTCGGGAAAAAAAGAATGGCTGCCGGTCATTGAGGAATTCTATATTCCTTTCAAAGAAAATTTAAAAACAAAAGAAAAAGAAGTTTCTAAAGAGGACCTTCTCAAGGAATTCTCCAAAGAAGAGATAAAAGAGACTTGCCCTCTCTGTCAGAGCCTCCTGAATGTCAAATTCAGCAGGTATGGAAAGTTCTATGCCTGTTCTAAGTTTCCCGAATGCAAATACAAAAAAAATCTCCTTGTTTCCCTTGGAATAAAATGCCCGAAATGCCAACAAGCAGAAATAGTTGAAAGAAAAACCAGAAAGCAGAAAAGGTTTTACGGCTGCTCTAGGTGGCCCGACTGCGATTTTGCTCTTTGGGACAAACCCACCGGCCAGAACTGTCCTGCTTGTGACTCTTTGATGGTTAAAACCCGCTGGCGCAAAGAAAAATGTTCTAACAAAGACTGCAAGACTAATTCCTACGGCGATGCCAAAACAGACTCTTGAAGAAATTCTAAAAAACTATCCCGAAGCCAAAGACCGAGAATTAATCTCCAGGGCTTTTGAATTTGCAAAGAACGCCCACCTAGGCCAGAAAAGGCTCTCCGGCCAAGACTACATCATCCATCCGGCCAGAACGGCCCTTATTCTCAGCCACTTAAAACTCGATGCCGGCGCCGTCGCCGCCGGCCTCTTGCACGATGTTCTCGACGATACCAAGGTTTCGCCTCAAGAACTTGAACAAAGGTTTGGAGGAGAAATTGCTTTTCTGGTCAAAGGCGTATCGCGCCTCGGAAAAATCAGGCTTCCAAGACAGAAGCT
This genomic stretch from bacterium harbors:
- a CDS encoding helix-turn-helix domain-containing protein, whose protein sequence is MDKLLTPKQVANKLGVSEYTIWRYIKAGKLKAIKLTLRNFRIEEKDLIQFLKKHKTK
- a CDS encoding LAGLIDADG family homing endonuclease codes for the protein MYKYWSNKEVSLLKKFYPKLIVRELAKMFPNRTKATIAVKAFSLGLPSAKLWQSEENDILYKDFAEASEEKLLKLLPKRSWSAILAQGERIGLKRKIDGPKLRVNEDYFKKWSSNMAYILGFIFADGSIIKVTHNGCSDRLSFGQSRKDIDILRKIKQKFSAEQTLSIGEKYVHFSIHSQVIVDDLKKLEVTYRKSFRKTRGKIPNIPYKYIRDFIRGIVDGDGSINFNKKGRQKGYPNLSICGKKEVMAFIRDHFLSKFNIYSKISQGKKNGKLSNVFYICYRCNSAKTLINYLYNNANLYLKRKFKLAKQCSKIEMKHRKNYNKQENKIIQEFYSLLPKNKFFLKLPNRSWSSIQQQTRKLGIYKYKIKNKLCA
- the topA gene encoding type I DNA topoisomerase, giving the protein MRLILVESPTKSNTIKKFLGKDYEVAATFGHIRDLPEGNFGIDLKNNFKPEYVIPAKAKKTIASLKKLAKTAESVILAVDEDREGEAIAWHLTKALGLKKYQRIAFHEITKPAIEEALKNPREIDMNLVNAQQTRRILDRIVGYKLSPFLWKKIAWGLSAGRVQSVAVRLIVEREREIKSFIPQEYWQIKALLEKLNLKGSEFEAFLAKKNDKAVSKLEIKTENEASEIVKDLEGADYRVIDIERKETRKSPLPPFTTSTLQQEAWRRFHFSAKMTMRLAQQLYERGLCSYHRTDSFNLSEISLAAAKEYILKNLGKEYWPGFSRKYKTKSKSAQEAHEAIRPTDPFRDPPSVALSPTRHSRFGDGTAKEGFAEAAFKLYALIWQRFLACQMSEAIFDSTIVDILAEKPKSSTVYALRATGQTMKFAGFLKVYPLKFEEINLPYLEKNESLKLIKVSPSQHFTQPPNRYSEATLVKALEKFGIGRPSTYAPTLETIQTRGYVQKDEKKLFFPADIGFLVNDLLVNHFPKIVDVAFTAKMEEELDQVSSGKKEWLPVIEEFYIPFKENLKTKEKEVSKEDLLKEFSKEEIKETCPLCQSLLNVKFSRYGKFYACSKFPECKYKKNLLVSLGIKCPKCQQAEIVERKTRKQKRFYGCSRWPDCDFALWDKPTGQNCPACDSLMVKTRWRKEKCSNKDCKTNSYGDAKTDS